A stretch of the Pirellulales bacterium genome encodes the following:
- a CDS encoding MBL fold metallo-hydrolase, with product MPYCQYAPIVSRPYQEISYIAWLEGRSDCLVVDPGLEPNLILEYLDDQRLAPVAILITHGHCDHIAGNGALKHRWPDCPIVVGANEAEKLTDAKLNLSAAFGFPITSPPADVLVREGDEYSAAGFDLLVREIPGHSTGHVVYVWKAGTPPVVFGGDVLFAGSVGRTDILVGGDFGTLAAGIREKLYSLPEETLVLPGHGPATTIGTEQRSNPFVSSSRQPGI from the coding sequence TTGCCCTATTGTCAATATGCGCCGATCGTTTCACGGCCTTACCAGGAAATCAGCTATATCGCTTGGCTCGAGGGGCGCAGCGATTGCCTCGTGGTCGATCCTGGCCTGGAGCCTAACCTGATTCTCGAATATCTGGACGACCAGCGGCTCGCGCCGGTGGCCATATTGATTACGCACGGCCATTGCGACCACATCGCCGGCAATGGGGCGCTGAAGCATCGCTGGCCCGATTGCCCGATCGTCGTCGGCGCGAACGAGGCGGAAAAGCTGACGGATGCGAAACTGAATTTGTCGGCGGCATTTGGTTTTCCGATCACCAGTCCGCCGGCCGACGTGTTGGTTCGCGAGGGCGATGAGTATTCCGCCGCCGGTTTCGATTTGTTGGTGCGCGAGATACCCGGCCATTCGACGGGCCACGTCGTGTATGTGTGGAAGGCGGGCACGCCGCCGGTCGTGTTCGGCGGCGATGTGCTGTTTGCGGGAAGCGTCGGCCGAACCGACATCCTCGTCGGCGGCGATTTCGGCACGCTCGCCGCCGGCATTCGCGAGAAGCTCTATTCGCTTCCCGAGGAGACGCTGGTTTTGCCGGGCCACGGTCCGGCAACGACGATCGGCACGGAGCAGCGCAGCAATCCGTTCGTGTCATCGTCGCGGCAGCCCGGAATCTGA